The sequence below is a genomic window from Dermacentor albipictus isolate Rhodes 1998 colony chromosome 2, USDA_Dalb.pri_finalv2, whole genome shotgun sequence.
ATCATCCATTTAATGTCTGGTGCGAATGCGGCGCCAAGGAGGCCAGCGCAGCAGAGAGAAGATGACGTGAGCGCCACGTAGAAGATGGAAAGCCTGCTGTAGAGCACAGTGACCACGAATCCTGAGGTGAGGACCACAGCGGTATGAGAAAAAAAGAGCCTTGATCGCATTGGTTTACACCCGCTGATGACCGCATAAGGCACTGCCAGAGCTAATCTAATTGGCTCACTTTTAGAGTCACCGTGTACCCTGGCTGACCAAACTTGAGTACAATAACCCAGGCAATATGAGAAACATTTCCGAATTCAACCACcaagagtgaaagaaaaaaaaaatcgggcaaGTGTGTAAGAAAATATTTTTGGCTAGAAGTATTCGTAGGAGGCGATCGTGGTAGGGCACACATTATTAGCATAGATGGCCGACCAATGGTgaggagcacttacgaacgaagcGTTTTTTGAATTTGGGCACATCTGCGTGTCATCCACTGGTACCAGGATACCAGCAGCTTCCGAAACCAccggtgcgatcttgtacgcgttccaaaatagaacggaggcggtttgTGCCaacgagccgcacacgattggtcaatttgaatcgtgacgaacgccatgacatCAATTGTGatgtgatatctgctgtcaatcaatCCGTGCCGTCTGCTATAGGATAAACGCTACGGAACAGGctgcctatttcgtgacgtaaagaatgGACCGCttccgttcgattttggaacgcgtacgaGATCACACCCCACATGCGCAGCCTTCCCCTCATATTCCGTGAATTGGAGCTATTGTAAAGTCAGCATTTCATTACCGTGTTTTAAAGACGTAAAGGAAAACCTGATGCGATGCGTTGGGCGAGGCTTATGCATAATAACGGAGTGCACAAGTTACCTCCAGCGAGCGCGGAGTGAAACGTTTGGCAGAGCGCCCACGTGACGGCGACTGCCTTCCGTACAAGTAGTTTTCCTCACCTTGCTCGTACCCAGATACGCGCCCGCGTGCTCGACCACCATGTCGAGGACCCTGGGTCCAATTTTGACTGTAAGCATGAGTCATCCGTTTTATTATTgggaaggttttctttttttgccagctCTCTAACTCATTAGCGTCTTTCACTGCTGTCGTGTATCTCGCCGAGTAGGCTGAGTGGGGATTCTCACGTATAGAAACGCAAAACAGCTGTACTCTGACGCTGAGAAGAGCAAAAACGTTTCCATATGGGCAAAGAGGCCTGCCTGAGGAATACTTAAGGGACAGGTGAGGATGCACAGAGGCAGTCACTGGCCGCCATTTCGCTGATGAAACTTCGCTCATGACTCTTCGCGCTTCAAACATCACTCATAAAAAATGTCGTTGTTCAGATTGATAGCATTATACCATTTGTTGCGGATTCTCATTCTTTCCTAGAAGATAAGATTAGGTTTTGTTTCGCGAAAATGGCGACGCCCGGCTGACGTGAGGGCACGGAAGGCGACGAGGTTGGTGGGAGTGGAGGCGGGTTTTCGAGCAATCATAAACACTGAGGGCAAACTACTGCGACGAAGTTACATGACTGGTGGGCGTACCCCACACCTCTAACAATTGTTCTGAGTAATAGCAGGGACGGACGAGGTCATAGCGGCGTTGAGCGACCTCGTGTATACCTAAATATATCGGGACGAGGTTGATTCAGGTCGTCGAGCAGCAGTCAGAAACGCACCGCCAGGAACGGGAGCGCAGCTGAACGGGCGAACTAGCCGCGAGACAGGCGATGGCGACGATGCTTCCTCCAGTGCTGATGTCTGATCGTTTCGATTGAAAGTGGTTCGTTTGGCTATTCCGTTGCCCGTACGCCTGACGACACGCGTCGGCAGAGAAACAACAAGATGGTGGCTAATTGATTgccttggcttggatatgtttagCACGAGGGACGAGACGGCGCCCTGTGTTCTATTGTCTTCTTTACCATTACGTTCCCGTACCTTAAACTAAAGGTAttgaatgccccccccccccccctaggtgCTTGCATTTAAATTACATATAGCGTCAAACGCTGTTCAACAATTACCTTTCACTTCGCACATATGCAATGTACAACACCAGGCACATCCGCCGTAGTTGCTTAAttgctttggtgttgcgctgctaagcgtgAGGTCGCAGGAtgaaattccggccacggcggccgcatttctacgcCGGTTGAAGGCAAAAACACCAGTGTAActggatttaggtgcatgttaaagaaccccatgtggccAAAATTGACCCTGAGTCCTCTACTACactgtgcctcataataatatcgtgattttagcacgtaaaaccccataatttaattttttgattAACACCTGTCACAAGTCTTTTCCATACACTGTCGTTAATTTGAGTGCAAACTCGAGGTAGCTCTGGCGGCGTTTATATCAGGAACAAATTGGTTTATTAGCAAGGAACAGCAGAATACATGATTTTATTCCTTACCGCCAAGGTTCTGTGTGAGCATGATGATGCTTTCTGGCCAGGAAGCCATCTCCCGACTGATGCAAAATTTTTCCATGAAGAGCACGTACAAATAGCCCATGCTGGAGTGTGTCATAAAGAGGAAGAACGTCGCACACATAACCACCAGTGGTATACTCCAGCAGCTGTCCTGGGGAGGAGTCGCCATCGTCGTGGGAATTTCGGAACGTCTAAGAGCAGGCGCCGTTGCGGAAAAGTGCCACCGACTTGCAATAGTAAAGAGGAAGATCAATGCAGGCGATGCTGTAACAATGAGCGTAGGCGGACTTCTCTTCTGAGAGCTGAGACTGCTGCCCTGGTATTCCGTCAACGATACGTACTCTGGGGAAAATCCAGCAAAATCCAGCAAAGTTACAAGACGCTAGTCAGCCCTAAAGCGTCTCGGTTCGAGAGAATCGGTGAACTCCAATGCGACATAGAATATTTTCAATAATACATACTATCAAGCCAGCGCCTATGCTCCAATCCTCTATTGATTGCGGTACCCGCTCGTTGACACAGGCGAATGTACAGGGCGCGGGCCTTGTTGCGTAGTCAAAGAAGCTCGTAATTCTAAACACTTAGCAATATTACCCTGTTTCTTTCATAAAGTGCGGGAAAGTGGCGTGAGACGGACAGGGAAATTCCATATGACACAGTAAGAGACTCTGGAGAGCACATCACTGCCTGTTAACCATCCACTGAATCGCAGGGTGTGTAGATGTTTGCCGCGTAGCTTGGCCGTTGCACCTCCCACCCAGCTGTACGACCTGTTTCGTAGCGGTCTAGGCCATTACACTCTTATCTTCACCACCGGCAGCCAAAACATCCGGTGCTCTGCCGACGTGTGCGACAAAAAGGCTACGTGCGCACACAGGTcgtacagacacacacagacacacacacacacacacacacacacacacacacacacacacacacacacacacacacacacacacacacacacacacacacacacacacacacgcgcgcgcgcacgcacgcacacacgcacgcgggCACGGACGCACACAGAAAAGCCGTACTTGACGCgccgttaaagggacactaaaggttactatgaagtcaagctaaagtgataaagcaatgctctagaacatcTAAGGCGttaatataatcgcgaacagagctttagtaaccgagaaattgaggtaaatgcatgacacgatttgagaccccccccagcgacattccggtactcaGCCctatgacgaaggcactccttaTCACAATTTATGCCGCTAGTATTCAACTAGTCGTATTAAAAAATCaattcattaggttataagaccgaagaaaatgctacttgtctacttctgttcgattctaagaaaaaataacattttgacgttaccattcagtagtatgggtggtcgaaaggtttcgttttcgcccGACTATGCGCTGCGCGCGCTTtgaagtttcagttgtttcgttaaagcttcgtgctgcgctggttctgctggctcgggaaacttgcatttggaataagcagcgagaatgccacgtccatgtgatgtcgtgggatgcgc
It includes:
- the LOC139055738 gene encoding uncharacterized protein, with product MGYLYVLFMEKFCISREMASWPESIIMLTQNLGGFVVTVLYSRLSIFYVALTSSSLCCAGLLGAAFAPDIKWMIAMLGAIYGFVVTVLHSRLSIFYVALTSASLCCAGLLGAAFAPDMKWMIVMLGAIYEL